The genomic stretch GCATCCCCCCCGGCACGATCAATTCATGCCTTGCCCGCGAACAGGCGGTATACAACCCCGCCAGCATACGCGCCCGTTCATTGCGGTTACCCGCCACCTGTGGCGCTACCATCAGTTCCGGCGACACCATCACCCGGGCAAACTCCATGTTCTTCACATCCCGTACACGCCCCAGGAACAACTTCGGCGCCTTGTCCCAGCGGTAACGGCTCTTGGCCTTGGCAAAGTGCTCCGGCGTATAGCCCTTGCGCAGCATGTTGGCCACGGCGACGAACGCTTTGTCATCGCCCTTGTCCTGCTCCAGCGCCTGCCAGCTGGCATAGCGGAACAGCATCGGGTGGCGCGGCCGCGTGCCGTAGCGGTACAGCTCGATGCAGTCCTCGACGAACAGTTCAAAGTCCTTGCGAGCGCTTTTCAGCAACAAGAACGGCACCCCCTGATGCGTCAGGCGCTGGAACCAGCCAAACAGGCCCCATTCATCATCGACGATAAGCGCCGTGGGCTGTTCCGGCACCATCACCGTGTCGAAGAAGCTGACCCGGGTGTAGTGCTCGGCATTGCCACTGAAGGCTGCCTGGATCGTGGCCGGGTGCGCCTGGATCAGCGGGTTGAGCACATTGTCCATTGCCGGCCCGGCGCGCAGTGAGTGGTCAATGCAGCGTTGGCGGATGAAGCTGCCATGGTGCGGGCTGAGGCCGTTGAGGTTTTGCAGTTCGTCACCCAGGGTAATGATCGACTGCGGACTGCGATCGAGTACCGCCAGCATCGGTGCCGACAACTCGTGGGCCTCGTCGACGATGACATGGGTGTAACGGCTGTCGATCACATGTTCGGTCAGCGACAGCAGCTTGACCCGGTGGTAGTCACGCACCGGCAGCTGAATGTCCCGCGCCGACGGGCGAATCAGCTCTTGCCAGTACAGGCGCGCCTTTTCCAGCAGCACCTCCTGATCCAGCGGCGAGGTGCCAGGCCCGGCCCAGGGCAAGTGGTGCAGTTGAAGCTGGGTATCGGCACTGTGGCAGAACGTGCGCACGGCGCGGATGCACAAGGCAACCACGTCACGCGCTGCGAGCGGGCCGATATCAGGGATGGCCAACCAGCGCACCACTTGCGCTTCCTGGGGGCGCCAGGACAGCTTGGTGCGATACGGATCGCGCAGTCGCCAGCCGTTGCTGGTGAGGTCGCGGTTGAGCAGTTCGTCAGCCAGTTGGCCGAAGGTCAGCGCGGTATAGGCGGCAGCGTCCTTGACCCGCGCCTGCAGTGCGCGCAACTGCCCTTCGGTCAAGGCCAGCAGCAATGTGCGCTGCGGCTCCAGCAGCCGGGCGAACTGGTGAATCAGGAAGGTCTTGCCGGTGCCGGCGAAACCTTGCACAGCCACAGACTCGTCGACGCCACTGAGGAATTCACGCAGCAGGCGGTTTTGCTGGTCGCTGAGCATCAAGTCGCTGGCCAGCGATGGCAGGTACACCGGGTGCAGCGGCGTGGCCCGTTGGCGGTAGCGGTCGGCGAACTGGAAGTTCCACTGGCCTTCGTCATCCAGCAACTCGTCCGCCTGGTACTCCACTTCGGCCGACAGCAGTGCAATGCCATTTTCGCCCAGCATGCCCAGGCCCATGGCGAATGCTTCGCGATCGAAGTGCTGCGCTACCTGGCCCTGGAAGCGCCCGGGGGCGACACCTTCGACTTGGTTGGCGATGCGCACGATTTCGGCGAAACGACGCTCCTGCGCGTCGGCCGAGGCGATGGCAGGCTGACGTGGCAGGTTTTGCACGAACAGCACGGCGGCGGCATCGAGCACACTGGCAGTGGTGAAGAATTCGGTTACAGCCGCGCTGGCGAGGCGGTCAGCCTGGTCGCTGGACAAAGGCAGGTAGAACATCGGCACCTCGGGTGAAATCAGGGCGGCACGATAGCAACTTTTGGCGTGGAATGCTGGGTTCAGTGTTGCCTGGGCTGGCCGCTTCGCGGAACCGCCCGCGCCCTAGGCAACGTGCGATTCACGAAACCATGCTGGTGCTGTGGGAGCGGGCGAGCCCGCGAAGAGGCCGGCAGCCCCGCCTCCACCTCAAACCCTGCAGCGCTTCAATGTTTCACTGGGAAACTCCTTGAATAACTGCCGGTAACTCTCTGAAAACCTTCCTAAATGCCAGAAAGACCAGCGCATCGCCACCTCGGCCACGGTCACGCCGCCACCGCGCAACAGATCACGCCGCGCACCGTTGAGCCGGCGCAGGCGCAGCCAGTGCGCCGGCGGCATGCCGGTAAACGCCTTGAACGCTTGCTGCAACTGGCGCAGGGAAACCCCAGCCACGTCTGCCAGCTCAAGCAGGTTCAGCGTCTCTTCCGGGCAGTCGGCCGCCCATTCGCTGACCCGGTGCATGATCGCCCTTTCCTCGTCCCGCCGCCCCAAGGCCACGCCCTGTAAACGCTGACTGGCGTTGTCGAGAATGAACAGACAGTCCTCCAGCAACTGCTCAGCCAGGGCCTGCCCTTGCGACGGGCAACCCTCCTCGCCCAACCGGGTCAAGGTGGCGCTGAGCCAGCTGCCGAACAGCGCATTCTGGCCGCTACCCAATGGCACCATGAACAACCCTTCCAGACGCTGCGGGTCTAGCCCATGGCGGGCCAGGAACGCCTGGTCGAACACGACCGCCACTTCGTGGTAGTTCTCTGGCGTAATCCAGATATTGCGGCTTTGTTCGTTCAGCAGGTACAGGCTGTTCTCACTGCGGTCGAAGCAAAACGCCAACGCGCCGCTTGGCGCGCGGAAAAACTGTTCCACCCGGGTGTTCAGGCGCTCTTCGTACACCTCCACGCCATCCAGCCCAAGGCAGCGCAGCTCACCGCTGAAGTACCCGGGCGACATCTGCCGGTACTGCTGCTGCCAGCCAGGGGTGGCGCGCACTTGCTCGGTGACGTCAGTGGTGTGGAAAGCCTGGACCTTCAACGCATTGGCGGTTGTCACACATCGTCCTGTATGCACTCTTTTGGTGCATTCGATACTGAAGAAAGTGGATAGATTGCCCCGGGGGGCTGCGCCCAAGATAGTCTGCAGCGCGTCACCTGGGAAGCGTAACGCCTTCGCAACTGTTCAACGGTTTTCGCAAGCGCCCACGCTCCCCCACTAAAACCCAACCAAGAGGTCTGTATGAACGCCCCCTTCGATCAGCTGTCCACCTGGCTGAAAGAACACCGGATCACCGAAGTCGAATGCGTGATCAGCGACTTGACCGGCATCGCCCGCGGCAAGATTGCGCCCACCGCCAAGTTCCTCCATGAGCGAGGCATGCGCCTGCCAGAAAGCGTGCTGCTGCAGACAGTCACCGGCGACTACGTCGACGATGACATCTATTACAACCTGCTCGACGCCGCCGACATCGACATGGTCTGCCGCCCCGACCCCTCCGCCGTTTACCAGATCCCGTGGGCGATCGAGCCAACCGCGATCGTGATCCACGACACTTTCGACAAGCAAGGCAACCCCATCGAGCTTTCGCCACGCAACGTGCTGAAGAAGGTGCTCAAGCTGTACGCCGACAAGGGCTGGCAGCCAATCGTCGCGCCCGAGATGGAGTTCTACCTGACCAAGCGCTGCGAAGACCCGGACTTGCCACTGCAGGTGCCACTGGGGCGTTCCGGCCGTGCTGAAAGTGGCCGACAGTCGTTCTCGATCGATGCCGCCAACGAATTCGACCCGCTGTTCGAAGACGTCTACGACTGGTGCGAGATCCAGGGGCTGGACCTGGATACGCTGATCCACGAAGACGGCCCGGCGCAGATGGAGATCAACTTCCGCCACGGCGACGCGCTGGACCTTGCCGACCAGATCACCGTGTTCAAGCGCACCATGCGCGAGGCAGCGCTCAAACACAACGTGGCCGCCACGTTCATGGCCAAGCCGATCACCGACGAACCCGGCAGTGCCATGCACCTGCACCAGAGCGTGGTCGACATCGCCACTGGCAAACCGATCTTCGCCAACGAAGACGGCAGCATGAGCCCGCTGTTCCTGCATCACATCGGCGGCTTGCAGAAGTACATCCCCAAGCTGCTGCCGATGTTCGCGCCCAACGTCAACTCGTTCCGCCGCTTCCTGCCGGATACTTCGGCACCGGTCAACGTCGAGTGGGGTGTAGAAAACCGCACCGCCGGCTTGCGCGTGCCTACGTCCAGCCCGGAGGCGATGCGGGTGGAAAACCGCCTGCCGGGCGCCGATGCCAACCCGTACCTGGCCATCGCTGCCAGCCTGCTGTGCGGCTACCTGGGCATGGTCGAGCAGATCGACCCTAGCGCAGCAGTGCAGGGCCGTGCCTATGAACGACGCAACCTGCGCCTGCCGATCACCATCGAAGATGCGCTGCAGCACATGGAAGACTGCGAAACCGTGCAGCAGTACCTGGGTAAGCAATTCGTCCAGGGCTACGTGGCGGTCAAGCGCGCCGAACACGAGAACTACAAGCGCGTCATCAGCTCGTGGGAGCGTGAATTCCTGATGCTGAGTGTCTGATCCACCGCGGGGGTGCTTTGCACCCCATGCACAGGCAACCCTGCTCCGAACTCGAAGAACAAGACCAACGAGGTGTTCCCATGCGTCATCTGCAAGCCCTGATCCCCGCTGCATTCACCCTGCTGTTCGCCACCACCACCCAGGCCGCACCCACGGTCAGTGTGTACAACTGGACCGACTACATCGGTGACACCACTCTGGCCGATTTCCAGGCCAGCAGCGGAATCAAGGTGGTCTATGACGTGTTCGACTCCAACGAAACCCTTGAAGGCAAGCTGTTGGCCGGGCGCACGGGTTATGACGTGGTGGTACCGTCCAACCACTTCCTCGCCCGCCAGGCCCAGGCCGGGGCCTTCCTGCCGCTGGACCGCAGCAAGCTGCCGAACTGGCAGCACCTGGACCCCAAACTGCTCAAACAACTTGAACAGAACGACCCCGGCAACCAGTACGCCGTGCCTTACCTCTGGGGCACCAATGGCATCGGCTACAACGTCGACAAGGTCAAGGCGGCACTGGGTGTGGACCATATCGACTCGTGGGCAGTGCTGTTCGAGCCCGAGAACCTGAAAAAGCTCAAGCAGTGCGGCGTGGCATTCATGGACTCACCCGACGAGCTGTTCCCGGCCGTGCTCAACTACCTGGGCCTGGACCCGCGCAGCGAAAAACCGGGCGATTACGCCAAGGCCGAGGCCCGCCTGCTCGAACTGCGCCCCTATATCACCTACTTCCACTCCTCCAAGT from Pseudomonas putida encodes the following:
- a CDS encoding extracellular solute-binding protein translates to MRHLQALIPAAFTLLFATTTQAAPTVSVYNWTDYIGDTTLADFQASSGIKVVYDVFDSNETLEGKLLAGRTGYDVVVPSNHFLARQAQAGAFLPLDRSKLPNWQHLDPKLLKQLEQNDPGNQYAVPYLWGTNGIGYNVDKVKAALGVDHIDSWAVLFEPENLKKLKQCGVAFMDSPDELFPAVLNYLGLDPRSEKPGDYAKAEARLLELRPYITYFHSSKYVSDLANGNVCVAFGYSGDVFQAANRAVEAKNGVKVAYSIPKEGSNLWFDLLAIPKDANNPEQALAFINYLLDPKVIAKVSATVGYANANPDAKAYMDASLVNNPEIYPPQEVLDKLYISSTPSPKIMRVMTRSWSKIKSNR
- a CDS encoding glutamine synthetase — its product is MNAPFDQLSTWLKEHRITEVECVISDLTGIARGKIAPTAKFLHERGMRLPESVLLQTVTGDYVDDDIYYNLLDAADIDMVCRPDPSAVYQIPWAIEPTAIVIHDTFDKQGNPIELSPRNVLKKVLKLYADKGWQPIVAPEMEFYLTKRCEDPDLPLQVPLGRSGRAESGRQSFSIDAANEFDPLFEDVYDWCEIQGLDLDTLIHEDGPAQMEINFRHGDALDLADQITVFKRTMREAALKHNVAATFMAKPITDEPGSAMHLHQSVVDIATGKPIFANEDGSMSPLFLHHIGGLQKYIPKLLPMFAPNVNSFRRFLPDTSAPVNVEWGVENRTAGLRVPTSSPEAMRVENRLPGADANPYLAIAASLLCGYLGMVEQIDPSAAVQGRAYERRNLRLPITIEDALQHMEDCETVQQYLGKQFVQGYVAVKRAEHENYKRVISSWEREFLMLSV
- a CDS encoding helix-turn-helix domain-containing protein, coding for MTTANALKVQAFHTTDVTEQVRATPGWQQQYRQMSPGYFSGELRCLGLDGVEVYEERLNTRVEQFFRAPSGALAFCFDRSENSLYLLNEQSRNIWITPENYHEVAVVFDQAFLARHGLDPQRLEGLFMVPLGSGQNALFGSWLSATLTRLGEEGCPSQGQALAEQLLEDCLFILDNASQRLQGVALGRRDEERAIMHRVSEWAADCPEETLNLLELADVAGVSLRQLQQAFKAFTGMPPAHWLRLRRLNGARRDLLRGGGVTVAEVAMRWSFWHLGRFSESYRQLFKEFPSETLKRCRV
- a CDS encoding AAA family ATPase gives rise to the protein MFYLPLSSDQADRLASAAVTEFFTTASVLDAAAVLFVQNLPRQPAIASADAQERRFAEIVRIANQVEGVAPGRFQGQVAQHFDREAFAMGLGMLGENGIALLSAEVEYQADELLDDEGQWNFQFADRYRQRATPLHPVYLPSLASDLMLSDQQNRLLREFLSGVDESVAVQGFAGTGKTFLIHQFARLLEPQRTLLLALTEGQLRALQARVKDAAAYTALTFGQLADELLNRDLTSNGWRLRDPYRTKLSWRPQEAQVVRWLAIPDIGPLAARDVVALCIRAVRTFCHSADTQLQLHHLPWAGPGTSPLDQEVLLEKARLYWQELIRPSARDIQLPVRDYHRVKLLSLTEHVIDSRYTHVIVDEAHELSAPMLAVLDRSPQSIITLGDELQNLNGLSPHHGSFIRQRCIDHSLRAGPAMDNVLNPLIQAHPATIQAAFSGNAEHYTRVSFFDTVMVPEQPTALIVDDEWGLFGWFQRLTHQGVPFLLLKSARKDFELFVEDCIELYRYGTRPRHPMLFRYASWQALEQDKGDDKAFVAVANMLRKGYTPEHFAKAKSRYRWDKAPKLFLGRVRDVKNMEFARVMVSPELMVAPQVAGNRNERARMLAGLYTACSRARHELIVPGGMLDWVKDQVRD